The following proteins are encoded in a genomic region of Leptospira kirschneri serovar Cynopteri str. 3522 CT:
- a CDS encoding AZOBR_p60025 family cell surface glycopolymer formation protein, which produces MILFFSKMRAFFENPFWILPLFITLYVICSLLIWKKYNWNPSSQINFGKQFVVQNTEETPKGAVIFLGRPGDLGAGYDGQIFYYYSRMLSGFHLNWPKGFEENIRAPRIGYPLLVSVFGWFGTWGTVFGMYFLNLFLILFSWFLVRDLCGVKYRVYSSFYLFSPFLLGSYTLLVSDAVLTGLLVITFWFYKKEKWIWFFLFGGLSILTKEQAFFLLFPLGVQSLLEKKWKNSILIVSTLLLPFFWAAFLRIQFPNWSPTRFTDFFTPLDGFVGYWKEINEPSLLSFLQVPNLKTGLVLFAKKFSRLPLFLLFLAGLFVFCSGNWKKGIAGRLSFFLVIFSVFSAGYVLYWSSYENVSRMFTVSIAFLIFWKLEDDSIADLFYWIVTGSILLIFLFKLAFVSSILPYEIWN; this is translated from the coding sequence ATGATTCTGTTTTTTTCAAAAATGCGCGCTTTTTTTGAAAATCCTTTTTGGATTCTTCCTTTATTTATTACGTTATACGTTATTTGTTCCCTGTTGATTTGGAAAAAATACAATTGGAATCCAAGTTCGCAAATTAATTTTGGAAAACAATTCGTGGTTCAAAATACAGAAGAAACTCCGAAAGGTGCGGTTATTTTTTTAGGTCGTCCAGGTGATTTAGGAGCCGGTTATGACGGACAAATCTTTTATTATTATTCTAGAATGTTGAGCGGATTCCATTTAAATTGGCCCAAAGGTTTTGAAGAAAATATTCGAGCTCCTAGAATCGGTTATCCCCTTTTAGTTTCTGTTTTCGGTTGGTTCGGAACCTGGGGAACCGTATTTGGAATGTATTTCTTAAATTTATTTCTGATTTTGTTTTCCTGGTTCTTAGTCAGAGATTTATGCGGAGTAAAATATCGTGTCTATTCTAGTTTTTATTTATTTTCTCCTTTTCTTTTAGGAAGTTATACTCTTTTAGTCAGCGACGCAGTACTAACTGGACTTTTAGTAATTACGTTTTGGTTCTACAAAAAGGAAAAATGGATTTGGTTCTTTTTATTTGGTGGGCTTTCGATTTTGACAAAAGAACAGGCGTTTTTTTTACTCTTTCCTCTCGGTGTCCAATCTCTTTTGGAAAAAAAATGGAAAAACTCTATTCTGATCGTTTCTACTTTGTTATTACCGTTTTTTTGGGCTGCTTTTTTAAGAATTCAATTTCCGAATTGGTCTCCAACACGATTTACCGATTTTTTTACTCCGTTAGACGGGTTTGTAGGTTACTGGAAAGAAATCAACGAACCTTCTTTATTATCTTTTTTGCAAGTTCCAAATTTAAAAACGGGTCTTGTTCTTTTTGCTAAAAAGTTTTCTAGACTTCCTCTTTTTCTTTTATTTCTTGCGGGTTTGTTCGTATTTTGCAGTGGAAATTGGAAAAAGGGAATCGCAGGAAGACTTTCTTTTTTTCTGGTGATCTTTTCCGTTTTTTCCGCGGGTTATGTGTTGTATTGGTCTTCCTATGAAAACGTTTCTAGAATGTTTACGGTTTCGATCGCATTTTTGATTTTTTGGAAATTAGAAGACGATTCCATTGCGGATCTTTTCTATTGGATAGTTACAGGAAGTATTCTTTTGATTTTTTTGTTTAAACTTGCGTTTGTTTCTTCTATTCTTCCTTATGAAATCTGGAATTGA